The sequence TTGTTTGTCACTAAGGTGAGTATAAATTGAGTTGGTCATTTCTAGGCTAGCATGCCCTATTCGTTCTTGTACTTCTTTCATTAGTATGCCACCGACCATGGGTACTAATGTTAGGTAATGAAACGAAATTAGCTAATCGAGCAGAGCGTTGATACAGTGCTTGCCTATTTGAGTAATTGTTTGTCATAATCGGAAAATATGATGTTCTTATTCTTGATTCCATTCTAAAAAAAAACTATTTTTGCCTTAGTTGCCATTTCTTCAGTACTACACAAGTTTTGTCATCAAGAGAAATGGTCCTATTAGGTGATTTGTCTTTGGCGGAAAAAGATCATAACCTTTTCTCGTTTTAGATAATATCTTGTTTATGGTTAACATCTTACTGTTGAAATCAAATATCATTCCAACTCAAAGCCAACGCTTCACCACATCTAATACCAGTAAAAGCTAAAGTCCTGTATATTGTATAATCCCACTCAGCAAAATATTTGTAGAGTAATTTATCATTTTTTACTTGCTTTACTTTGTGATTCAGTACCACAAAATCCAGGCGTTAGAGTCAGCATGAGCGATACATTTTATCCTGACAGACGGTTAGCAGCCAGCGCAGATACAAATCCGGACGGTAATGTAAGCCCAGCGTTAGACTATTACAATGCAGGCATGGCAACCCCCATATGATGGCTAATGGTTATCTTGGATCAGTTACGTTGCTAGAAGCGGTAAACGTAACTATGTTGCTGTTGGTACTGATGATGGATGCATCGATATAACATGGGGTAGGGGTTTCTTTAATTAAACAGGAGTTACCACATTTGTATAAAATAGTGTTAACTAGGTATACTTGGTTGTAAAAATCAATCAATTGTTGTGAAATAGTTTTAAAAAGAGCAACTTCATTTTTTTGAAGTTGCTCTTTTTTTTAGAAAGAATGAGTAAGCTAACCATGCACTTAAAGATATAAATAAAATTTCACTAGCTTTTATAAGCAACTTACCTAGATCAAAATTAATAGAAAATTGTTTCTGTAGCTCAATCATCTCTTCTAGCTTTAAAGTTTCAGGGTCTTGCATTGGAAGGAAATTCAGTGTTAAGATATTTCCTATTATCCACATTAAAAAAATAACAAAATATAAATTTTTTATTTTTTTGTTATCAGTCATGACAACAGCCACCTTTATCTAGACATTGTTCTGACAATCTCAATTTTATAAGGTTTAATTGCACCTAAGGTTTGTGCAAATACACAATAGTTATTTCCAAATGCTACGCCAAAATTTTTGCTGTATCCATTCAACTCCCATTTGAAGTCGAAGATATCCGTCACTTTAACAGTAGTAAAATAGTTTCCGTTTGCTTGTCTTTTATAAGATACGGTGTATGAGACACCTCTTAATGCTGTATACAAGTGACCTCCAGGGAAAGTATGCGTGCCCGAAAATGAACCAGAAGCTCTACCTCCTCTGAAAGCCTCAGCCTTTAAACGTCCATAGTAAGAAGTCATAAGACTTTCGCTATCCACCATTCTTGCCCAAGTATCATCTTTATTATAATAAGTTGCTGGTGTGTAATTAGATCCAATTTTGTTCAATGGCACTATTGCTCGTCTCATGTAGTTAGCAGTTTGCCAATGACCAACTCGATCAACTATGGCAATTCCTACTTTATATGCTGCGATAGCTGCCGGGTACGGTGTAACAACTCTACTTTGCGGAAGGGTATCTAAACTTTCTACTTCACTCTCTAATTTTTCATCTTGGTCTGAGTCGTAATTTTCTAATTCAATTAGTGCAGATTTCAAAAATGAGTTGAAATCTTCAGCAGAATCATTTTCCGATGGAGCCTCGTAGTACATCTCAATAGTGCTATCAATGTAGTCTTTATTTGCAGGTTCTGATGCTGTAAGTTCTGCAATTAAATTGTTGTTCTCCTCATTAATTTCAAATTTTTCTTGTGCTTCTGCTATAGTTCCCAAACTTAATGCACAAAAAATCCCAAACACTAAAATAATTTTTTTCATACCAATTCCCCCTTTTTTATATTTAAAAGTATATTATGTTAAACTCTTAGTGTCAAATGCTGATTTTACTACATAGTTTTTCGATTCTTCGTTCAACTTCAACAACCTATACAACTCTGCAGCATCTTGAAAACATTAAAACTCCCACCGTACAGCACTGTACTCACTAACCATCTAGTGCAATTATTTGATCCATAATCCCCCTTTACGTATAGATACGTAGAAGAGGGAAGAAAATTATTTTATTTCGTTGAAAACAAAAAGATTATTCCTATAAAATGACCATACTTTTGAATAAAACCAACTTAAAATAGAAAACGTAAATTATTAAAAAAACTGATACACGGCGTTTTAAAATTTGGTAGATCAAACTAGCAGCACTAGACTTTAAAAGTGTCTGTTTACCCAGTAGCTCAATAATTTTTGAATTGAATGGCTCTATCCTTTATGTAATAGGGGGTAGGGCTTTTTTTTGTTAAACAAACACTTGAATGCCATCTATTAAAAATTAGCGAATTAAGCCAGCTTTTCGGCGGCTGCACTATTTTATCTTTCGCTAAGATGTATATAGATTGAGTTAGTTATTTCTATGCTTGCATGTCGCAGTCGTTTTTATGTTTCTTTCATCGAAACATTAGCTTCATATAACATTTAGGCATAGGTGTGTCTTTACCTATGAGTGCCGATGTTAGGCAATCCAACAAAAGCGGTAAAGCTAGTGGAACGTTGATATAAAGATTGTCTATTTAAATAATTACTTTCATAGTCTGAAAAATAATATTTTTATTCTTGATTTTATTCTGAAAGAAAAACTCTTTTGTCTTAGTTTTCATTTCTTCATCAAAGACTAAATCATTGCCTTGTTTGGGAAAAGTCTACGTCGTTCCATGTTAAGGCTAAAGTTTCACCGCCACGTATACCAGTAAACGCTAATACTCTATACATTGTCAGATCCCATTCAGCAAAATGTTCGTAGATTAAGTTTTCATTTTTTACTTTCGTAGCTTTGTTGTTCAAGAAGCGCTATTCAAAACAATACAAAGTTACTTTATGAAACGCTGATTTAATAGGTTTTACTGGAAAAGAGTAAAAGTAAGGTTATCTTTCAGTAGGAGCTTTGCATGTAAAACGTTGCAAAATAAGGAAATAACTCTAATAAATAGATACAAAGATTTCAATTTGAGTGTATCTAGTTTGTAAAGATGAATAGTTGGTGTATATTTTTTGGCAAACTATATACCCATTGGTTTGGGAGGTAAAATAGATATTAAAAATAATATACGATCTTTAGCAGAAAATGGCTGTTTGATTTATAGAGGAAACGTTGGTAAATTAAAAATGATTGATGCAGAACTGTAATGCTCCAGAATGACCAGATTTGTTCGGGTAGTGTTCAGCAGAAGGTTATCAGCACTCACAGGTAAAGACCTAGTTTACAGCCTGTGGGTGTTTTACATAAAGGCAAAAACGGTTTGACCGTTTATTACTCAATCGCTATGTTGTGATTGAGATGGTTATAGTATATAGACAATAGAGGTGAGTATATTGGAAATCACAGAAGATGAATATATCGGCTTAACAAGTACGGAAGGCATCCATCAAGATGATGTCGCAATGCTTATTGATAATAACGATACATTAGAAGAGCTTGTGTCAGATTTAAAAGAATATTTTAAATCTGATGCAAAATATTACGAAGATCGCAAGGTGTTTAAAACAGCAGTGGATCAGGCGATGGCTGCAGAAGCAATTAATTAATATCTGGGTACTTTGCGCCTACATAGTCATCGCTTATGCGGTGGCTTTTTATCTGTTTGGGAGATTGTTAAAAGATTTTTGATAGTTTGAACATGAAAATACATATTATACTAACGTTGTAAGATCTTACAAAAACAAACGTTAGGAGGAAAAAATTTGGCAAATATCGAATCAGTAATAAATTGGTTTAGGACAAGGGAAGGCAAAGTAACATATGACATGGCTTACCCTAATCGGTTAGGCCCAAACAGTTATGACTGTAGTTCAGCAGTGTATTACGCACTGATTGAAGCAGGGTTTCTTCCGAAAGGAACAGGAATAGGTAGCACAGAATCGTTGTATACATTAGAAGGGACATTGCTACAACGTATCTCACGTTCAGAGGTACGAAGAGGCGATATATTTATCTCAGGTGGCAAAGGAACAAGTGCAGGAGCTAATGGACATACAGGGGTATTTGTAAGTAATAGTCGAATTATTCATTGTAACTATGGATCAAACGGGATTTCAGAAACGTCAACAGAAGGCGGTTGGATGGGTGGTCCACCAAATGATTTTTACAGACTTAAAGGATCAACACCAGAACAAACAAAAAAAGGAGAGATAACTATGCAATGTTTATATACGAAACCATTAAGTGGAGGTTCATCAGGAATTTTTTATTTCAATGGCGTTGACACAGTACACATCCAACATATGGATACAGTGAAATTGTTAAAACAAATTTATAAAGCTAATAATGGTAAAGATATTCCAGAATATACTTGGAATTCAAAAGAGCCATGGTACACTAGATTAGAACAAGTTGCACCAAACCGTAAATAAAAATTTTCATGAACAAATGGAGAGATAGCTCGCCTACTATCTCCTGTTTATATTTTTCTAAGAACTTATTAACATTAAATTTCGAAGAAATTAAGGAGAATATTGACAGATAATCGAAAGTTTTAGTTCAATAGTTTTTAATATACTAATGTTGTAAGATCTTACAAATAAAATGAACAAGGAGGTATTTATGGCTACTCAAGAACAAACAGCTAAACAAATCTGGGACTATTTTCTAGGGCAAGGATGGACAAAAGAAGCTATAGCAGGTCTTTTAGGAAATATACAATCTGAAAGTAGTGTTATTGCAGATCGATGGCAAGGGGATATTATTGGAAATATGAACGGTGGATATGGATTAGTTCAATGGACACCAGCAACTAAGTATATTGACTGGGCAACTCAAAATGGGTTAGTTTATCAAGATGTGATAAGTCAGTGTCGACGTATTCAGTGGGAGGTTGAACGGAATATTCAATGGTTCCCTAACCCTGAACGTCTTGACTTAGTGAATATTTCATTTAGAGAATTTACACAACTTAAAAATGTAAAACTTGCTGCGGAATATTTTATAGCATTTTATGAACACCCGGAATATCCTAATCAACCAGCAAGAGCTAGACAAGCTGAAAATTGGTATAATTTATTAAAAAACACTAGTGGAGTAACACCAGAACAAACAAAAAAAGGAGAGATAAGTATGCAATGTTTATATACGAAACCATTAAGTGGAGGTTCAGCCGGGATTTTTTATTTCAACGGCATTGATACAGTGCACATCCAACATATGGATACAGTGAAATTGTTAAAACAAATTTATAAAGCTAATAATGGTAAAGACATTCCAGAATATACTTGGAATTCAAAAGAGCCATGGTACGCTAGATTAGAACAAGTCGCACCAAATCGTAAATAAGATTAAAAGTTTATAGTAGGAGAATAATTAAAGAAATAACTGCTTATTCTTCTTAATTGAAATAAAATAAATAATGCGGTCCCCTATAAGAGTACAGTTTAGTTACAATATTGTACCCTTATAGGGGTTGTTTTTCATGAACTTGAAGAAACAAAAAAATCAAATAATGGAAATGTCTTAATGCTTTCTAAATAAAGCGAGTAGGGAATAAGGTAGAATTGAAAAAAACAAAGAATTTATATGTTGGTATTATTTTAGATGATTCAATTAATTTTGCGAAGAATTAATACTTACTTTGCTAGACAATATTTTAAGGTTTGAGTATCTGTATTATTAGTTTTTTTATTTAAGATTAAAAAAATTTAACTTACGAGAATTTTTTTTATATGATAGCATAAACTCTGCTTCAAAAAATTAAAGGAGAGTGTTTTATGCCACAAAACAAAAAAGAAGGAATATTTTTTACAACAATTGTCTGTTTTTCTATGGTGATTTCAATGAGTGCCTATAATCTCTTACTACACGGACAATTTTCATTAAGTAATTTATTCGGTGGACTAGTGCCAGGATTTATCGTAGCGTTTATATTTGATGTCTTAGTAGTTTCATCGCCAGCTAAAAAAATTGCCTTTTCTTTGCCTGTCAATAAAGAGAAGAAAATTCAGCTGATCATTGCAGTTTCTAGCTGTATGGTTTTAGGAATGGTCTTTTTTATGTCAATGTATGGTGTTTTTATGCAGTTTGGTTTTACAGAAAATTTCTTGCGTTATTATGTTGATGCATTCGCTAAAAACCTTATTATGGCTTTGCCGCTACAGTTATTGCTAGTAGGTCCACTCTGTAGAATGATCTTAAGTATGAGTCGGCAAAGTAACTGGTTAAAAGAAACGAATGATTAAAAAAGCAAAACGAAATACTTACACAAAAGCATTTGTATAAACGTAGAGCGTAAGGCAAAAATGTATTTTGAGTTTTTGTCTTACGCTCTATTTTCTATTATATAAGAGAAATCCCGTTCCAAAGGGGTCTAGCTTTCCAAAATTGATATAAAATTGTTATAATTAATAGAATATTGATTAACAGGGAGGCCTTCAATAATGGAAATACATGAGCGAATTGTCAGGTTATTAAATTCAAGTACAGTATTTTTGATTTCAACAATTGATAAACGTGATTTCCCAACGGTTATTACTGTTTCAGAACCGTTATGGAGAGAAGGCTTGTTGAAGCTACAGTTTTATTTGGATGCTAATGGAGAAACCGTTAAAAATATTCGATGTAATCCCAATGGTTCTGTTTGTTGTTATGAGGAGATTGAACATGAAAGTCTGCTTTTAAAAGGGAAGTTTACAGTTGAACAAATTGAATCACTTGACGTAATCGAACCCAAACTATCAACTTACCAAAAAGAATTGAATCACTCAGAACCTGTTTTGGTGAACTTTGAGACTTGGACTGCTAGGATTCATATGGATAAAAAAACAAAAGACATTATTGTCTAGTAATTCTGTTGTATATCTAAATAATTACTAGAAAAGGGAGGTTTTGATATGACTCATAGAGTTATGTCACAGCCTCTCTTTTATTTTTTCTTAATCATTCTTCATCATTTATTCAAAAAAACTTATGTTTGAGTTAAGTTATTTTGAGTATAGTTAGTTATCATCAAATTTCAAAAAGAAAGGGGGAATGGTGATGTACGCTGTAAAAGTATTACATGGGTATATTGGTAAAGACGGACAACGTACAAGAGATAAACGGTGTGTTCGAATCTTTCAAACTAAAAATTATGCAAAAAAATTTGCCGATAAGATTGGCGGTCGAGTTAAAGAACTTGGCTAAATTAATAAACTAACAGGAAACGAGTACCCCGAAATGTAATTATTTCGGGGTACTCGTTTGTAGTGGCGCTTTAAATGTAAATATCAAAAACAGCGATTTCCGGAGGCACTCTAAAACGTGCTGGAATTTTTGTTGTGCCTAATCCTGTGTTGACGTATAACGTTGTATCATTTGCTAAGTTGTAAAAACCTTCAAAATATTTTTCCGCCATCACATTTTTGATCGTTAGGAAAGGTAGTTTAACTTGTCCTCCATGACTGTGGCCAGATAATATCAGCTGAACATTTTGATCAAGCGCTGAATCTGCTTTATCCGGTTCGTGACTTAGTAATATAGTGTACTCACTTTGTCGATCGGCAAGGGCATCATTGACAGAAGAGTTTCCCAGTAATGAATCATCCAATCCAGCGATATAAAGCGATTTTCCATTAGGTAATGAAACGTTAGTGCCGGAATTTTCCAATAGTTGAAAATCAGCTGCTCCGAGGATTTCTGGATAAACATGGGCCGCAGCTCCACCATAATCATGGTTTCCCCAAACAGCATATTTGCCTAGAGGAGCACTTAAACGACTTAAAGCTTTCGTCACTTCCTCGGCAGGACCGTATAAGGCGTAGTTATCAAATAAATCCCCAGTAAATAAAATGATGTCGGGTTTTTCGTTATTGACTTTTGTAACAATTTTTTCTAATTGCGCTGCTGGATATTTTTCTTGAATATGTATATCCGAAATTTGGATGACCTTGACAGGTTTTTGACCATCGTTGTTTCCAACTGTATAGTTACGGGTAACAATTCTTTTTGGTTCTATAAAAAAAGCGTAGAGAATTATACCAATAATGGCTAATAAAAATAAGTAAAAAAAGTATCTTTTTTTCATTCGAGACCTCACTTTCGACTTTCACTATAACGGAAAGAGATTAAAAAAGGGTAAAATATCGCGTATAGCGTAGAAACTTTAGAATAATTTAGAGGTTGTAGTTCTTCGGTGTTTTTCAAAATCATTATTTGCTATAATAGAGAAGAAATTATTTTTGAAAGAAGGATGAAAAAAATGATGGTAAGAATAAATAAATTAAGAGATTTAATGAGAAAAAATGATCTCTCAGGTTTTTTGATCACGAGTCCGTATAATTTACGTTATCTAACAAATTTTACTGGAACAACAGGACTTGCAGTGATTACTTTAGATAAAGCTTTTTTTGTCACAGATTTTCGTTATACAGAACAAGCTGCAGAGCAAGCGCAAGGTTTTGAAATCATTCAAAATGCTGGTCCGATCTATGATGAAGTTGTAGCAATCGCTGAAAAGGAACAGTTGGCTAATCTAGCGTTTGAAGAAACTTTTGTCAGTTTTGCGGAATATAGTTTATTGGAAGAAATTACACCTTGTGATCTAATTCCGGTAGCAGGTCTAATCGAAGAATTACGTGAAATTAAAGACGAAGAAGAAATAGCGATCATTGAAAAAGCCTGCAGCATTGCTGATCTTGGGTTCAAACATATTTTAACAGTGATCAAACCTGGTATGACCGAAATCGAAATTGCCAATCAATTAGATTTTTACATGCGTTCTTTGGGCGCGACTAGCGTGTCTTTTGAAACAATCGTTGCAAGTGGTCTTCGTTCGGCAATGCCGCATGGTGTTGCTAGTGAAAAAATCATCGAAAAAGGTGATTTGATTACACTAGATTTTGGTTGTTACTATCAAGGGTACGTTTCAGATATGACTCGAACCTTCGCGATTGGCGAGCCGAATAGTAAATTAAAAGACATTTATCAAATCGTTTTAGAAGCGCAGTTAAAAGTATTAGATGAAGCAAAACCTGGTTTAACTGGAATTCAATTAGATGCGATTGCTCGTGATCATATTGCTTCCTATGGATATGGCGAGGCCTTTGGACATAGCACAGGTCATGGTATTGGCTTAGAAATCCATGAAGGACCAAATGTTTCCTTTAGAGCAGATAAACAATTTGTTGCTGGGAATGTGATCACAGATGAGCCTGGAATTTATTTACCTGGTCTTGGTGGCGTTAGGATCGAAGATGATTTGTTGATTACTAAAGATGGTAACCGTGTTTTGACACACTCACCTAAGGAATTGATAATTTTATAAAAATATTTGTAACATTGGTAAGAAAAGAAGTAGTAGATATTCTAAATGGAAACTATTTTCTTTGATTAAACTGTTTTCGACTTGATTTCTCATAGTTTTTTTGGTAGCGAAACGAGCTGATTAATGATAAACTATGAGGGAATGGAAACTTAGATAGGTAATTGAATTATGACGAAAAATGGAATTCTCTGATTTTCCTATTTTCCTGTTGAGACAATACGAGCCTGCTACGCTTTTGCTTTGAAACATGCCAAGGAATACGACGAAGTTATGAGTTGATATTGATTGGTACAAGGAGACTGAAAGGACATTGCTTCCATTCGTTACCTAATGTAAAAAAGTACAAAGTTCAGCGAAGTGGAACGTTGTTACCTATATTATAAGGAGGATTAAAATGACTGAAGAAAAAAATCTAGTGATCAATACAAAAGATTCTTTAGGTGAAATTGTTATCGCACCAGAAGTAATAGAAGTCATTATTGGTATTGCAGCTTCTAAAGTAGAAGGTGTTTACGGCATGCGTGGAACATTTGCTAATAATGTAACAGAATTTCTTGGCCGTGCTGCTCACGATAAAGGCGTTTATTTAAGAGCTGAAGAAGAAGGTCTTAAGGTCGACATTTACTGTTACTTAAATTATGGTATCTCAGTACCTAAAGTAGCCTTAGAAATGCAAGATCGTGTAAAACAGCAAGTGTTGTTCATGACAGACATCGATTTAGTGGAAGTTAATATTCACGTAGTAGCAGTAGTTCCTGAAAAACTGCCTGAACCAAATTTTGATGAATTATTCCCGGAAGATGAGGAAGAAAATGAGTAAGCCAAGTTTCACTCGTCACGAGATTCGTGAAAAGGCGCTTCAAGCGTTGTTTCCTTTAGATTTTAATGTTGACTTAACAAAACAAGATGCAATTTCTTATGCATTGGAGTTAGATGATCAAGAAATCATTAGTGAAGATGGGGAAGAATTTGTCCCAACTTACTTAGATTTATTGGTGGGCGGCGTTTGTGATCGAAAAGCTGAACTTGACGAGGTTATCAAAAAGCATCTAGGTAACAACTGGTCGATCACACGTATTGCTAAGATGGATTTGATTATTTTACGCATGGCCATTTTTGAAATGCTTTACGTTGGGGATGTCCCTAACACAGTGGCTTTAGATGAAGCTATCGAGCTGGCAAAAAAATACAGTGATGACCGTTCAAGAAAATTCGTAAACGGTGTTTTAGCGAATGTGATGAAAGATATTGATTCAAAGTAGAGATACTTTGAATCTTTTTTCATTTAGAAAATATAAGAAATGATAAGTGTTAAGACCCAACAAATTATGCTAAAATAAAACAATACAGACAAAAATGAGGAGTGAGCTTATGGGAGAGTTAATCAACGGCCGCGAACTAGCAGATAAAATGCAGGCGCAAATCAAAGAAGAAGTGCAAGAACTTGAGAAAAAAGGCATTCGTCCAGGTTTAGTTGTTTTATTAGTTGGTGAAAATCCAGCTAGTCAGACCTATGTGAAAAATAAAGACATAGCAGCTGCTAAAATCGGGATCCGTTCAAAAATCGAACGTTTACCTGAAACGATTTCTGAGACTGAGTTACTTGCTGTGATCGCACAATACAATCAAGATCCAGAATACCACGGAATATTAGTTCAGTTGCCGTTACCTAAGCACATCGATGAAGAAAAAGTGTTGTTAGCTGTTGATCCCAAAAAAGATGTTGATGGTTTCCACCCAATGAATATGGGGCACCTATTTATTGGGGAACCAACGATGATTCCTTGTACGCCATATGGCATCATGAAAATGTTTGAAGCTTATAATATTGATTTACAGGGCAAAAGAGCCGTTGTGATTGGGCGAAGTAA is a genomic window of Enterococcus haemoperoxidus ATCC BAA-382 containing:
- a CDS encoding M24 family metallopeptidase, translated to MMVRINKLRDLMRKNDLSGFLITSPYNLRYLTNFTGTTGLAVITLDKAFFVTDFRYTEQAAEQAQGFEIIQNAGPIYDEVVAIAEKEQLANLAFEETFVSFAEYSLLEEITPCDLIPVAGLIEELREIKDEEEIAIIEKACSIADLGFKHILTVIKPGMTEIEIANQLDFYMRSLGATSVSFETIVASGLRSAMPHGVASEKIIEKGDLITLDFGCYYQGYVSDMTRTFAIGEPNSKLKDIYQIVLEAQLKVLDEAKPGLTGIQLDAIARDHIASYGYGEAFGHSTGHGIGLEIHEGPNVSFRADKQFVAGNVITDEPGIYLPGLGGVRIEDDLLITKDGNRVLTHSPKELIIL
- a CDS encoding Asp23/Gls24 family envelope stress response protein: MTEEKNLVINTKDSLGEIVIAPEVIEVIIGIAASKVEGVYGMRGTFANNVTEFLGRAAHDKGVYLRAEEEGLKVDIYCYLNYGISVPKVALEMQDRVKQQVLFMTDIDLVEVNIHVVAVVPEKLPEPNFDELFPEDEEENE
- a CDS encoding pyridoxamine 5'-phosphate oxidase family protein, translating into MEIHERIVRLLNSSTVFLISTIDKRDFPTVITVSEPLWREGLLKLQFYLDANGETVKNIRCNPNGSVCCYEEIEHESLLLKGKFTVEQIESLDVIEPKLSTYQKELNHSEPVLVNFETWTARIHMDKKTKDIIV
- a CDS encoding bifunctional methylenetetrahydrofolate dehydrogenase/methenyltetrahydrofolate cyclohydrolase, which translates into the protein MGELINGRELADKMQAQIKEEVQELEKKGIRPGLVVLLVGENPASQTYVKNKDIAAAKIGIRSKIERLPETISETELLAVIAQYNQDPEYHGILVQLPLPKHIDEEKVLLAVDPKKDVDGFHPMNMGHLFIGEPTMIPCTPYGIMKMFEAYNIDLQGKRAVVIGRSNIVGKPMAQLMMMKNATVTIAHSRTVDLPAVAREADILVVAIGRGHFVTKEFVKPGAVVIDVGMNRDENGKLIGDVKFDEVSPIASFITPVPKGVGPMTITMLMYQTVEAAKKQK
- a CDS encoding metallophosphoesterase, producing MKKRYFFYLFLLAIIGIILYAFFIEPKRIVTRNYTVGNNDGQKPVKVIQISDIHIQEKYPAAQLEKIVTKVNNEKPDIILFTGDLFDNYALYGPAEEVTKALSRLSAPLGKYAVWGNHDYGGAAAHVYPEILGAADFQLLENSGTNVSLPNGKSLYIAGLDDSLLGNSSVNDALADRQSEYTILLSHEPDKADSALDQNVQLILSGHSHGGQVKLPFLTIKNVMAEKYFEGFYNLANDTTLYVNTGLGTTKIPARFRVPPEIAVFDIYI
- a CDS encoding DUF2798 domain-containing protein — its product is MPQNKKEGIFFTTIVCFSMVISMSAYNLLLHGQFSLSNLFGGLVPGFIVAFIFDVLVVSSPAKKIAFSLPVNKEKKIQLIIAVSSCMVLGMVFFMSMYGVFMQFGFTENFLRYYVDAFAKNLIMALPLQLLLVGPLCRMILSMSRQSNWLKETND
- a CDS encoding phage tail tip lysozyme — encoded protein: MATQEQTAKQIWDYFLGQGWTKEAIAGLLGNIQSESSVIADRWQGDIIGNMNGGYGLVQWTPATKYIDWATQNGLVYQDVISQCRRIQWEVERNIQWFPNPERLDLVNISFREFTQLKNVKLAAEYFIAFYEHPEYPNQPARARQAENWYNLLKNTSGVTPEQTKKGEISMQCLYTKPLSGGSAGIFYFNGIDTVHIQHMDTVKLLKQIYKANNGKDIPEYTWNSKEPWYARLEQVAPNRK
- the nusB gene encoding transcription antitermination factor NusB, encoding MSKPSFTRHEIREKALQALFPLDFNVDLTKQDAISYALELDDQEIISEDGEEFVPTYLDLLVGGVCDRKAELDEVIKKHLGNNWSITRIAKMDLIILRMAIFEMLYVGDVPNTVALDEAIELAKKYSDDRSRKFVNGVLANVMKDIDSK
- a CDS encoding peptidoglycan amidohydrolase family protein, with protein sequence MANIESVINWFRTREGKVTYDMAYPNRLGPNSYDCSSAVYYALIEAGFLPKGTGIGSTESLYTLEGTLLQRISRSEVRRGDIFISGGKGTSAGANGHTGVFVSNSRIIHCNYGSNGISETSTEGGWMGGPPNDFYRLKGSTPEQTKKGEITMQCLYTKPLSGGSSGIFYFNGVDTVHIQHMDTVKLLKQIYKANNGKDIPEYTWNSKEPWYTRLEQVAPNRK